In the genome of Lactuca sativa cultivar Salinas chromosome 3, Lsat_Salinas_v11, whole genome shotgun sequence, the window CATAAAACCAACCGATGATTCTTTTCCTGGCATTTGAACAATGAGTCCCGGAGCTAAAAGAGCAAACAACGCTGCAGATATGATCGGAGCAGCCCAATCATGCATCTTGAATCAAAAAACAAGGAAAAGAATTGAAAGAAGATTAAAATTTATGTGCACAAGTATAGAGAGTTTGGATACAATTCAAGTTGGCCCAAGTGTCTTGTTGCTATAACGATAAGG includes:
- the LOC111877711 gene encoding uncharacterized protein LOC111877711; the encoded protein is MHDWAAPIISAALFALLAPGLIVQMPGKESSVGFMNMKTSIISMFLHTVLYGLLLILFLVVLDIHMYA